A window from Alkalicoccobacillus plakortidis encodes these proteins:
- a CDS encoding YitT family protein, with protein MPRKHKKETLLHLIGRIVLIIIGAIMAAGSIELFLLPSSIIDGGIIGISLILNNLTNINFGILVFIINLPFLYFGYKFIGNKFLLSSLIGIITLSLGETYLHHLHLPAFTTSPLLATVFGGVFLGAGVGIVIRYGGALDGTEILGILFSKKFPFSVGEFVMLFNVFVFAWAGYVLGAEQAMYSIITYFIAAKTIDVVIQGIDETKAVLIVSDYYDELADAITSELGRGITMLSGKGGFKNDKKEILYVVVTRLEVMTLKNIVTDIDKKAFITIMNTQEAHGSTFKSGVH; from the coding sequence ATGCCCAGAAAACACAAAAAGGAGACATTACTGCACTTGATAGGGCGAATTGTCTTAATCATAATAGGTGCAATAATGGCTGCGGGTTCGATTGAGTTATTTTTATTACCTAGTTCTATCATTGATGGAGGGATCATTGGGATCTCGCTTATTCTCAATAACCTAACAAATATTAATTTTGGGATTCTCGTTTTTATCATTAATCTTCCATTTCTCTATTTCGGCTACAAATTTATAGGTAATAAATTTTTGCTATCATCACTTATTGGAATCATTACATTATCTCTAGGTGAAACATATTTACATCATTTACACTTACCTGCATTCACAACATCTCCTTTACTTGCAACTGTATTTGGAGGAGTGTTCTTGGGAGCAGGTGTGGGAATTGTCATTAGATATGGAGGCGCACTTGACGGTACCGAGATACTTGGGATTTTATTTTCAAAGAAATTTCCTTTTTCAGTTGGGGAATTTGTCATGCTTTTTAATGTTTTCGTCTTTGCATGGGCAGGATATGTGCTTGGAGCAGAGCAAGCAATGTATTCGATTATTACATATTTTATAGCAGCAAAAACCATTGATGTCGTGATTCAAGGTATTGATGAAACAAAAGCGGTATTAATCGTGTCGGATTATTATGATGAGCTTGCAGATGCAATTACGTCAGAGCTTGGTCGTGGGATTACAATGTTAAGTGGAAAAGGCGGGTTCAAAAACGACAAGAAAGAGATATTATATGTGGTTGTAACAAGGCTTGAAGTGATGACGTTGAAAAACATCGTAACGGATATAGATAAAAAAGCGTTTATCACAATTATGAATACACAAGAGGCTCATGGATCTACATTTAAATCAGGTGTTCATTAA
- a CDS encoding DUF6612 family protein, with the protein MVKEVLKKLLLLVSLCLLTSCVANEEGNQSITDQEKEPTINEIIQKSKASLSEVNNFTLSSDNTQVISRGEERRETITSYGLTYYNESPFAYHQKLETSVSNSHSSRTENTEAEQYVKEDMAFLLNNSSNIWMEVPLELTEDLLSFQNPQFEVNRYLDLMEEYKENIELERTDNYHILSLEGRGLEVREAVMQLYRISNLANEQQSVDIVNQMEIEAIDYDLYINKDTYLQDKVEISIQLNTTFEGEPVDVEINIQTDITDYNDTETIIIPDHIINDSEEYKMELGNSLTGSDD; encoded by the coding sequence ATGGTAAAAGAAGTTCTTAAAAAACTTTTGCTGCTAGTTAGCCTTTGCCTATTAACATCTTGCGTGGCAAACGAAGAAGGTAATCAAAGTATAACTGATCAAGAGAAAGAGCCAACAATTAATGAGATCATACAAAAATCCAAAGCATCGTTAAGTGAAGTCAACAATTTTACGTTAAGTTCTGACAACACCCAGGTCATTTCAAGAGGGGAAGAAAGACGAGAAACGATAACGAGTTACGGTTTAACCTATTATAACGAATCTCCGTTTGCCTATCACCAAAAACTCGAAACATCTGTAAGCAACTCACATTCTTCTAGAACTGAAAACACAGAAGCAGAGCAGTATGTAAAAGAAGATATGGCCTTTTTATTGAATAATTCCTCGAATATTTGGATGGAAGTTCCTTTGGAATTAACAGAAGACCTACTTAGTTTTCAAAACCCTCAATTTGAGGTAAACAGATACCTTGATTTAATGGAAGAATACAAGGAAAACATCGAGTTAGAAAGAACGGATAACTACCATATTTTGAGTTTAGAAGGAAGAGGACTTGAAGTACGAGAAGCTGTTATGCAGCTTTATCGGATTAGTAACTTAGCAAACGAACAGCAGTCCGTTGATATTGTTAATCAAATGGAGATAGAAGCCATTGATTATGACTTGTATATTAATAAAGACACATATCTACAGGATAAAGTAGAAATCTCCATTCAATTAAATACAACGTTTGAAGGAGAACCAGTTGACGTCGAAATAAACATTCAGACTGACATTACAGATTACAATGACACAGAAACAATCATAATCCCAGATCATATCATTAATGATTCTGAGGAATATAAAATGGAACTAGGAAATTCACTAACTGGTTCAGATGATTAA
- a CDS encoding M23 family metallopeptidase translates to MIDAREPIIVEFPLRGEWYSPNTPGTKIPSHGTNQFGSRYAYDFIQVDWERKGWPAYRTSLAQYLLFGVPLDDYYCWGQEVFAPCEGIIIQAEDGYKERARTKLLSDMSNAYKNANYFDPKKDDIQSVAGNYIIIECDDNVYAGLVHLQTGSIQVSVGQRVVKGEVIGRVGHSGNSFAPHLHFQLMDSSDIAKTNGLPFAFEQYEIFKNGLWEKVSNGIPTNKDRIRFQK, encoded by the coding sequence ATGATTGATGCGCGTGAACCGATAATTGTAGAGTTTCCTTTACGAGGAGAATGGTACTCTCCTAACACACCAGGGACAAAAATTCCAAGTCACGGTACAAACCAATTTGGATCAAGATATGCTTATGACTTTATTCAAGTGGATTGGGAAAGAAAAGGATGGCCAGCCTATCGTACTAGTTTGGCGCAATATCTACTTTTTGGAGTTCCTTTAGACGATTATTATTGTTGGGGGCAAGAAGTGTTTGCTCCTTGTGAAGGAATCATTATCCAAGCAGAGGATGGTTATAAAGAACGAGCAAGAACAAAATTGCTTTCAGATATGTCTAATGCATATAAAAATGCTAATTATTTCGACCCGAAAAAAGACGATATTCAATCAGTTGCTGGCAACTACATCATTATAGAGTGTGACGACAATGTATATGCTGGATTAGTCCATCTTCAAACAGGGTCAATTCAGGTTTCAGTTGGTCAGCGTGTAGTAAAAGGTGAAGTTATAGGTAGAGTTGGTCATTCAGGGAACTCCTTTGCTCCGCATTTGCATTTTCAACTTATGGATAGTAGTGACATAGCTAAGACAAACGGACTGCCTTTTGCTTTTGAACAATATGAAATATTTAAAAATGGCTTATGGGAAAAAGTAAGTAATGGAATCCCAACAAACAAGGATAGAATAAGATTTCAAAAATAG